In Coleofasciculus chthonoplastes PCC 7420, one DNA window encodes the following:
- a CDS encoding response regulator has protein sequence MKFPFHFIKGFSSLFKRVNLLLIALIGIGYLGNYFSLSLFFGVDFLFGSIAVLMVVYFYGIFWGTLAAFIASSYTYTLWGHPYAILIFTGEALFISLLLHRKTENMLLLSGIYWVLIGMPLVGLFYGGVLNVGATQTWLIVLKQSVNGIFNALVATLIITNLPLQTWLNIRHKSNRLSLQQTIFNLLVAFVLFPVLILTVFNGRQILNNIESDIRTELNATSASLVANLNFWYQQHLHAVEELAEIAAQSPEQPSELLQQSTELIKRSFADFINAYVTDTNGTIIAAQPRSNPDGESTIGLNIAKHSLLEQTAASLKPILSDVHIDDAYPLPHVGLSVPVMVNDRFRGIAYGSLDLSHIQEFLKLNIKERELQITLVDHQNNLIASTQSNVSIMEPFDPRQGGEIRAIDADIFQWLPQDPGTPIMVRWRNSFHVQEVSLDPDLPWTLILKIPTAPYIDNLEVLYLQNLATTLLIMILALLVAVLLSHRLVKPLFKLAQVTTNLPQKLLDNTVPVDWSQSRVREIHSLVSNFKLMASVLIQKFQEIKQAKETLEERVQERTQKLSIINNELAIEIKERKRIESLLREREERYELAVSGTNDGIWDWDILTNEVYYSPVWMRILGYEENPLLNRLSSWSDHVYPDDLHQVIEDINHHLAGQTQIYENIHRIKHRDGHYLWIATKGRCIRDRDGNPYRLVGTITDITDKKIAQEQLKAAKEEAETANRTKSDFLAMMSHEIRTPMNAVIGMTSLLLDTQLTAQQGEFVDIIRNSSDALLTIINDILDFSKIESGKLNLEEQPFDLRACIEESLELLSSKARDKGIELAYLMDSQIPESIVGDVTRLRQILVNLVSNAVKFTETGDVVISVTPTAEISEEQIRLQFAVRDTGIGISRTRMDRLFKPFSQVDASTTRQYGGTGLGLAISQRLSELMGGKMWVESEEGVGSTFYFTVIATPVSSDSEPDNREQVLSDKRLLIVEDNSATRQMLTEQAQSFEIQVEATASTTEALGWLKTGKRFDIAILASQILQMENWSLITQIRQHPHCQNLPIIILGLIGQVETHSDTGLPNPSRAIAGYLHKPIKQSQLYNILVNILTQEVSVPRKTRSHSSKYDPTFAHKFPLKILLAEDNVVNQKVAVNMLKRLGYRPDSVANGLEVLQALHRQSYDVVLMDIQMPEMDGLTATQQICQEFSGSARPRIIAMTANAMQGDREECLAAGMDDYMSKPIHVDVLKQVLSQCQPPTTEQPTKQPVLDPGVMQTLQEMAGDELSEVINCYLQEAPELLESIHDAVKQKDTELLYHKAHSLKSSSQALGVLKLAQLCQQLEALGRAGTIGEAEQLVLQAITEYQQVKQALECESQ, from the coding sequence ATGAAATTCCCTTTTCATTTTATCAAAGGATTTTCCTCCCTGTTTAAGCGCGTTAACCTCTTACTCATCGCCCTGATTGGAATTGGGTATTTAGGCAACTATTTCAGTCTATCCCTATTTTTTGGGGTGGACTTTTTATTTGGCAGTATTGCCGTCTTAATGGTGGTGTATTTTTATGGCATATTCTGGGGGACTTTAGCCGCCTTCATTGCCAGCAGTTATACCTACACTCTTTGGGGACATCCCTACGCCATTCTTATTTTTACTGGGGAAGCCCTATTTATTAGCTTGCTGTTGCACCGTAAGACGGAAAACATGCTGCTTCTCTCTGGTATCTATTGGGTGCTGATTGGTATGCCTCTGGTTGGGTTATTTTATGGAGGCGTTTTAAATGTTGGCGCGACTCAAACCTGGTTGATTGTCTTAAAACAATCAGTTAATGGTATCTTTAATGCCTTGGTTGCTACGCTAATCATCACGAACTTGCCATTGCAAACTTGGCTCAATATTCGACACAAATCCAACCGACTTTCGCTTCAGCAGACAATTTTTAATCTACTCGTGGCTTTTGTCTTATTCCCGGTATTAATTTTAACCGTTTTTAACGGGCGGCAGATTCTCAACAATATTGAATCAGACATTCGTACTGAACTCAACGCCACATCTGCATCCCTCGTCGCTAACCTAAATTTTTGGTATCAGCAACATTTACATGCAGTTGAGGAACTAGCTGAGATTGCGGCTCAATCTCCAGAGCAACCTTCGGAGTTGTTACAGCAAAGTACTGAATTAATTAAACGCAGTTTTGCTGATTTTATTAATGCTTATGTCACCGATACCAATGGCACAATAATTGCCGCTCAACCCCGATCCAATCCAGACGGGGAATCAACCATTGGCTTAAATATTGCCAAACACTCGTTACTAGAGCAAACTGCCGCTAGTTTAAAGCCGATTCTCTCCGATGTCCATATTGATGATGCGTATCCATTACCTCATGTCGGCTTAAGTGTGCCAGTCATGGTCAATGATCGTTTTCGTGGTATTGCTTATGGCTCCTTGGATTTAAGTCACATTCAGGAATTTCTAAAACTGAATATTAAAGAACGAGAATTACAAATAACATTAGTTGATCATCAAAATAACTTGATTGCCAGTACCCAGTCAAATGTGAGTATAATGGAACCCTTTGATCCGCGTCAAGGCGGTGAAATTCGTGCCATTGATGCTGATATTTTTCAATGGTTACCCCAAGATCCTGGCACACCAATCATGGTGCGTTGGCGAAATTCTTTTCATGTCCAAGAAGTCTCACTCGATCCCGATCTTCCTTGGACGTTAATTCTTAAAATTCCGACTGCCCCTTACATTGATAATTTAGAAGTACTCTACCTGCAAAACCTGGCAACAACACTGCTGATTATGATCTTAGCATTGCTGGTTGCCGTTCTGTTAAGCCATCGATTAGTAAAACCTCTATTTAAATTGGCGCAGGTAACAACTAATTTGCCCCAAAAACTTCTGGATAACACTGTTCCTGTTGATTGGTCTCAAAGCCGAGTCCGGGAAATTCATTCCCTGGTGAGCAACTTTAAGTTGATGGCATCTGTACTAATTCAAAAATTTCAGGAAATTAAACAGGCAAAAGAAACCTTAGAAGAACGGGTACAAGAACGCACGCAAAAACTATCAATAATTAATAATGAACTTGCCATCGAAATCAAAGAGCGTAAACGGATAGAATCCCTATTACGGGAACGAGAAGAACGCTATGAACTAGCTGTTTCGGGGACAAATGATGGAATTTGGGACTGGGATATCTTAACCAATGAGGTGTATTATTCTCCCGTCTGGATGCGGATTCTTGGCTATGAGGAGAATCCCTTGTTAAACCGTCTATCAAGCTGGTCTGATCATGTTTATCCGGATGATTTACATCAGGTAATAGAGGATATTAATCATCATTTAGCTGGGCAAACCCAGATTTATGAAAATATCCATCGCATCAAACATCGAGATGGGCATTATCTGTGGATTGCAACGAAGGGGCGCTGTATTCGCGATCGCGACGGCAATCCCTACCGTCTTGTTGGCACTATTACTGATATTACCGATAAAAAAATTGCTCAAGAACAACTCAAAGCGGCAAAAGAAGAAGCCGAAACAGCTAACCGCACCAAGAGTGATTTTCTGGCAATGATGAGTCACGAAATCCGCACGCCGATGAATGCAGTAATTGGCATGACCAGTTTGTTGCTGGATACACAATTAACCGCCCAGCAGGGTGAATTTGTCGATATTATTCGCAATAGTAGTGATGCCTTACTGACGATCATTAACGATATTCTCGATTTCTCGAAAATTGAGTCAGGGAAGCTGAATTTAGAGGAACAGCCGTTTGATTTACGGGCTTGTATTGAAGAATCTTTAGAGCTATTATCGTCGAAAGCTAGAGATAAAGGGATTGAACTTGCCTATTTAATGGACAGCCAAATTCCTGAGTCGATTGTGGGTGATGTAACCCGATTACGCCAAATTTTAGTCAATCTAGTTAGTAATGCGGTTAAGTTTACTGAAACTGGAGACGTGGTGATTTCAGTAACCCCTACGGCTGAAATATCAGAGGAGCAAATTCGTTTACAATTTGCTGTGCGTGACACAGGAATTGGGATTTCTAGAACCCGAATGGATCGGCTATTTAAACCCTTTAGCCAAGTCGATGCATCAACCACTCGTCAATATGGCGGTACAGGATTAGGATTAGCGATTAGCCAGCGACTGAGTGAACTAATGGGAGGCAAAATGTGGGTGGAAAGTGAAGAGGGTGTGGGTTCTACCTTTTATTTTACCGTGATCGCGACTCCAGTTTCCTCAGATTCAGAACCCGATAATCGAGAGCAAGTATTGAGTGATAAACGTCTGTTGATTGTCGAAGATAATTCGGCGACTCGGCAAATGTTGACTGAACAAGCCCAATCCTTTGAGATACAAGTAGAAGCTACCGCCTCAACCACGGAAGCTTTAGGATGGTTAAAAACAGGAAAACGCTTTGATATAGCGATTTTGGCATCCCAGATTCTCCAGATGGAGAATTGGAGTTTAATCACGCAAATTCGTCAGCATCCCCATTGTCAAAACTTACCGATAATCATCTTAGGATTGATCGGGCAAGTCGAGACACACTCAGACACAGGATTACCAAACCCCAGTCGGGCGATCGCGGGATATTTACATAAACCGATTAAACAGTCTCAGTTGTACAATATCTTAGTCAATATCCTGACTCAGGAGGTAAGTGTACCAAGAAAGACTCGTTCCCATTCATCCAAATATGACCCCACCTTTGCTCACAAATTCCCCTTGAAAATTCTCTTGGCGGAAGACAATGTGGTGAACCAAAAAGTGGCGGTTAATATGCTGAAGCGGTTGGGATATCGACCCGATAGTGTTGCCAATGGGTTAGAAGTCTTACAAGCGTTACACCGTCAATCCTACGATGTGGTACTCATGGATATCCAGATGCCAGAAATGGATGGATTAACCGCAACACAACAGATTTGTCAGGAATTTTCAGGATCTGCCCGTCCTCGGATTATCGCCATGACAGCCAATGCCATGCAAGGCGATCGCGAAGAATGTTTGGCGGCGGGGATGGATGACTATATGAGCAAGCCTATTCATGTTGATGTTTTAAAACAGGTCTTGAGTCAATGTCAACCGCCGACAACGGAACAGCCGACGAAACAGCCCGTTCTTGATCCAGGGGTGATGCAAACCTTGCAAGAAATGGCAGGAGATGAACTCAGCGAAGTTATTAATTGTTACTTACAAGAAGCACCGGAATTGTTAGAATCCATACATGATGCCGTTAAGCAAAAAGATACTGAATTGCTGTATCATAAAGCACACAGTCTCAAATCCAGCAGTCAGGCATTAGGAGTGCTCAAACTTGCCCAGCTTTGTCAACAATTAGAAGCCCTGGGACGGGCGGGTACAATAGGCGAAGCGGAACAGTTAGTTTTACAGGCAATTACGGAGTATCAACAGGTGAAGCAGGCGCTTGAGTGCGAAAGTCAGTAG
- a CDS encoding RidA family protein: MSRKIIRTTNAPAPVGPYNQAIAARGELIFVAGQIPLDPKTGEIIGENDITKQTEQAMANLAAILEEAGVQMQDIVKTTVFLSDMNNFAAMNQVYARYFDETSAPARACVEVSRLPKDVLVEIECIAIVP; the protein is encoded by the coding sequence ATGAGCCGAAAAATTATCCGCACAACCAACGCCCCTGCACCCGTCGGTCCTTACAACCAAGCGATCGCGGCGAGAGGGGAACTGATTTTTGTCGCGGGTCAAATTCCCCTTGACCCCAAAACCGGTGAAATTATTGGCGAAAACGATATCACCAAGCAGACGGAACAGGCGATGGCAAATTTAGCCGCGATTCTGGAAGAGGCTGGGGTTCAGATGCAAGATATTGTCAAAACTACAGTTTTTCTATCAGATATGAATAATTTTGCGGCAATGAATCAGGTATATGCCCGCTATTTTGATGAAACCTCCGCCCCCGCCCGTGCTTGTGTGGAAGTTTCCCGACTTCCCAAAGATGTTTTAGTCGAAATTGAATGTATTGCAATTGTGCCTTAG
- a CDS encoding ABC transporter permease: MANRSFSCAVVKMNQSTQSTSTLPKPDLVQGKERRRRINFWTLVVLAIALLVATPVLFVLSNIFTDAGEIWQHLAQTVLWRYMANSFWLMLGVGCGVGLIGVGTAWLVTMCRFPGSRLFEWALLLPLAAPAYVLAYTYTDFLDFSGPIQTALRDGFGWSYGDYWFPNIRSLGGAILMLTLVLYPYVYLLARVAFLEQSVCTLEASRSLGCGPWRSFFTVALPLARPAIAAGVALALMETLNDFGTVKYFGVQTFTTGIYRTWFGLGERVAAAQLAAFLLLFILALIWLERWSRRQARYYQNTNSYRQLPSYQLEGIRGIGASLACFVPLSLGFLLPAALLLEMTLKNTTTTLEGEFWVYARHSFILAVVTAVLGVAIAVIMAYGLRLRSTLVMRLATRIAAMGYAVPGSVIAVGILIPIGRLDNAIDAGMQAIFSISTGLLFSGTITALVYAYLVRFLAVSFNSVEASLGKIKPSLDDAARSLGYSPTSTLVKVHAPMMWGGLLTAGMLLFVDVMKELSATLIIRPFNFDTLAVRVYNLASDERLVEAAAPALAIVLVGIIPVILLSWRIARSR, encoded by the coding sequence TTGGCAAATCGCTCTTTTTCTTGTGCCGTAGTTAAGATGAACCAATCCACTCAATCTACCTCTACTCTCCCCAAACCGGATCTCGTTCAAGGAAAAGAACGACGTCGGCGAATCAATTTCTGGACGCTGGTGGTTTTAGCGATCGCGCTTTTAGTCGCTACCCCTGTCTTATTTGTATTAAGCAATATTTTTACAGATGCGGGTGAGATTTGGCAGCATTTGGCGCAAACGGTTTTATGGCGCTACATGGCAAATTCGTTCTGGCTGATGCTTGGCGTCGGCTGTGGTGTTGGTTTAATCGGTGTGGGAACCGCCTGGTTAGTGACGATGTGTCGTTTCCCCGGATCTCGCCTGTTTGAATGGGCGCTATTATTACCCCTCGCCGCACCTGCTTATGTCTTAGCCTATACCTACACCGACTTTTTGGACTTCTCAGGACCGATTCAAACCGCGTTACGAGATGGGTTTGGCTGGAGTTATGGCGACTACTGGTTTCCGAATATTCGTTCCCTGGGTGGGGCAATTCTCATGTTAACCCTGGTGCTGTATCCTTATGTCTACTTATTGGCACGGGTAGCGTTTTTAGAGCAATCGGTTTGTACGTTAGAAGCCAGCCGCAGTCTAGGGTGTGGTCCGTGGCGCAGTTTTTTTACCGTAGCATTACCCTTAGCCCGCCCCGCGATCGCAGCCGGTGTAGCATTAGCCTTAATGGAAACCTTAAATGATTTTGGCACGGTGAAGTATTTTGGCGTGCAGACATTCACCACGGGTATTTATCGGACGTGGTTTGGTTTAGGGGAACGAGTCGCCGCCGCCCAATTAGCGGCATTTCTGCTGTTATTTATTTTGGCGTTAATTTGGTTAGAGCGATGGTCACGGCGTCAGGCACGATATTATCAAAACACAAACAGTTATCGCCAACTGCCCAGTTATCAGTTAGAGGGTATACGCGGCATCGGTGCGTCGTTGGCGTGTTTTGTGCCATTGAGTCTGGGGTTTTTACTTCCGGCTGCACTCCTGCTGGAGATGACGCTTAAAAATACCACGACGACGCTAGAGGGCGAGTTTTGGGTCTATGCCCGTCATAGTTTTATTCTGGCAGTAGTTACAGCGGTTTTGGGTGTTGCGATCGCCGTCATCATGGCGTATGGATTACGGTTGCGATCAACCCTGGTGATGCGGTTAGCCACGCGGATTGCGGCGATGGGGTATGCTGTACCGGGTTCAGTGATTGCTGTGGGGATTTTAATTCCCATTGGTAGACTGGATAATGCCATTGATGCGGGAATGCAGGCAATATTTAGCATATCCACTGGGTTACTATTCAGTGGCACGATTACCGCCTTAGTTTATGCCTATTTGGTACGCTTCCTTGCCGTATCGTTCAATAGTGTGGAAGCCAGTTTAGGTAAAATTAAGCCCAGTTTAGACGATGCTGCCCGTTCCTTGGGGTACAGTCCCACGAGTACCCTAGTCAAAGTCCATGCACCGATGATGTGGGGGGGATTACTCACCGCCGGGATGTTGCTGTTTGTGGACGTAATGAAGGAATTGTCAGCAACTTTAATTATTCGACCCTTTAATTTTGACACCCTTGCCGTGCGCGTCTACAATCTGGCATCGGATGAGCGGTTAGTGGAAGCGGCTGCACCGGCATTAGCGATCGTTCTGGTTGGGATAATTCCAGTTATTCTATTAAGTTGGCGCATTGCGCGATCTAGATAA
- a CDS encoding rubredoxin produces the protein MIEPANEQTLAEQAPSRYECRSCGYVYEPNKGDSNRNIAAGTPFEELPSDWRCPVCGAKKPQFQDIGASGAPSGFQENLSYGFGVNRLTPGQKNVLIFGALLLGVIFFISLYGLR, from the coding sequence ATGATCGAACCAGCTAACGAGCAAACCTTGGCGGAACAAGCGCCAAGTCGTTACGAATGCCGCTCTTGCGGCTACGTTTACGAGCCAAACAAGGGAGATAGTAACCGTAATATCGCCGCCGGGACGCCGTTTGAAGAGCTACCAAGCGACTGGCGTTGTCCAGTATGCGGTGCGAAAAAGCCCCAATTTCAGGATATTGGTGCCAGTGGTGCCCCCTCTGGGTTTCAGGAGAACCTCAGCTATGGCTTTGGGGTGAACCGTTTGACCCCAGGTCAAAAAAATGTCTTGATTTTTGGAGCCTTACTGCTAGGCGTTATCTTCTTTATAAGTTTATACGGACTGCGCTGA
- a CDS encoding photosynthesis system II assembly factor Ycf48, whose translation MSDFMKTLKRILIVFAIACLCISCKYAEPLSYNPWELVSLPTQETLRDIGFTNNPSHGWLVGSNSTLLETTDGGETWQEKVLDVGDENKYRFTSVSFADDEGWIVGEPSILLHTTDGGVSWVRIPLSEKLPGDPNTILALGPKSAEMTTTIGAIYHTQDGGKTWKAQVEEAVGVLRNISRSNDGKYVAVSARGNFYSTWEPGQSAWEQHERSSSKRLQNMGFTEDGRLWGLARGGMLQFSGSEDLEAWEEPIYPEFSTSWGLLDLAYRTPDEVWLAGGSGNLLCSFDGGKTWLKDREVEDVPSNFYKVVFITPEQGFVIGQAGVLLKYEPPAKTTA comes from the coding sequence ATGAGCGATTTCATGAAAACCTTGAAACGAATCTTAATAGTCTTCGCGATCGCCTGTTTGTGTATTAGTTGTAAGTATGCCGAACCCTTGAGCTATAACCCTTGGGAGCTGGTTTCCTTACCCACCCAAGAAACGCTACGGGATATTGGGTTTACCAATAACCCAAGTCATGGATGGCTTGTTGGCAGCAATTCCACCCTCCTGGAAACCACTGATGGTGGCGAAACCTGGCAGGAGAAAGTCCTTGATGTTGGGGATGAGAATAAATATCGTTTCACATCCGTGAGTTTTGCCGATGACGAAGGCTGGATTGTGGGCGAACCCTCAATTCTGCTGCATACCACTGATGGTGGTGTTTCCTGGGTACGCATCCCCTTAAGTGAGAAGTTACCCGGCGATCCCAACACGATTTTGGCACTGGGTCCCAAATCAGCGGAGATGACAACCACAATTGGGGCAATTTACCATACCCAGGATGGAGGTAAAACCTGGAAAGCCCAGGTCGAAGAAGCCGTGGGTGTCCTTCGCAATATTTCCCGTTCTAACGATGGCAAATATGTCGCGGTTTCAGCTAGGGGGAACTTTTACTCAACCTGGGAACCCGGTCAAAGTGCCTGGGAACAGCATGAACGTAGTAGTTCTAAGCGTCTGCAAAATATGGGATTCACCGAAGACGGACGTCTCTGGGGATTAGCACGAGGAGGAATGCTGCAATTTAGTGGTAGCGAAGATTTAGAGGCTTGGGAAGAGCCAATTTATCCCGAATTTTCCACCAGTTGGGGATTACTGGATTTAGCCTACCGAACTCCCGATGAAGTGTGGCTCGCCGGGGGTAGTGGGAATTTGCTTTGTAGTTTTGACGGTGGCAAAACTTGGCTCAAAGATCGCGAAGTAGAAGATGTGCCATCCAACTTTTACAAAGTTGTCTTTATCACGCCAGAACAGGGATTTGTTATTGGTCAAGCAGGTGTTTTGCTCAAGTATGAACCCCCAGCAAAAACAACGGCTTGA
- the psbE gene encoding cytochrome b559 subunit alpha, whose amino-acid sequence MSGTTGERPFGDIVTSIRYWVIHSITIPALFIAGWLFVSTGLAYDVFGTPRPNEYFTQPQQEVPIVSDRYEAKKQIDQFTKK is encoded by the coding sequence ATGTCAGGAACTACTGGTGAGCGTCCATTCGGCGATATTGTTACCAGCATTCGTTATTGGGTCATTCACAGCATCACAATTCCGGCTCTGTTTATTGCAGGTTGGCTATTTGTCAGCACAGGTCTAGCGTATGATGTGTTTGGCACACCCCGTCCAAACGAGTATTTCACGCAACCGCAGCAGGAAGTTCCGATTGTGAGCGATCGCTACGAGGCGAAAAAGCAAATCGATCAATTTACCAAAAAGTAA
- the psbF gene encoding cytochrome b559 subunit beta: MTNTPNQPVSYPIFTVRWLAVHTLAVPTVFFLGAIAAMQFVQR, from the coding sequence ATGACTAATACTCCCAATCAACCCGTTTCCTATCCAATTTTTACCGTTAGATGGCTAGCGGTTCATACGCTGGCGGTTCCCACCGTCTTTTTCCTCGGCGCGATCGCCGCCATGCAATTTGTTCAACGATAG
- a CDS encoding photosystem II reaction center protein L has product MPERSPNPNNQPVELNRTSLFLGLLLVFVLGILFSSYFFN; this is encoded by the coding sequence ATGCCAGAACGTTCTCCCAATCCGAATAACCAGCCAGTTGAACTGAACCGGACCTCTCTGTTTCTCGGTCTATTGTTGGTTTTTGTTTTGGGCATTCTCTTTTCCAGTTATTTCTTTAATTAA
- a CDS encoding photosystem II reaction center protein J, giving the protein MSGSGKIPLWVVATIAGTGVLVVVGLFFYGAYAGVGSAM; this is encoded by the coding sequence GTGTCTGGAAGTGGAAAAATTCCGTTGTGGGTTGTCGCCACAATTGCTGGAACAGGTGTTCTAGTCGTTGTTGGTCTTTTCTTCTATGGTGCCTACGCAGGCGTTGGTTCTGCAATGTAG
- a CDS encoding DUF4278 domain-containing protein — translation MKLHYRGVNYDSEPLMADVTEGETGGTYRGHTWKIHKPKLHRRRPGSVGRQGSVELTYRGVTYRRS, via the coding sequence ATGAAACTTCATTATCGAGGAGTCAACTACGATTCAGAGCCATTAATGGCAGACGTAACCGAAGGTGAGACTGGTGGCACATACCGGGGTCACACTTGGAAAATTCACAAGCCGAAGCTGCACCGGAGACGCCCAGGCTCAGTTGGACGCCAAGGGTCAGTGGAACTGACCTATCGAGGTGTCACTTATCGGCGCAGCTAA
- the pirA gene encoding arginine synthesis PII-interacting regulator PirA, whose translation MKRCYRGVHYDETPSTLDISEGEIGGTYRGQNWRFHYLRHIPEPPPTHDLKWRGAGYHTGEPRVVKSTQVKTPMTMVGTRSWFLKNSRQKAFQQTSITHLENICQSLERRLDVARAKGDQDLVRQLEKESEQMTCPLR comes from the coding sequence ATGAAACGTTGTTATCGGGGTGTTCATTACGATGAAACACCATCCACATTAGACATAAGCGAAGGCGAGATTGGCGGCACCTATCGGGGTCAAAATTGGCGGTTTCATTATCTCAGACATATTCCTGAACCCCCACCGACCCATGATTTGAAGTGGCGGGGTGCTGGATATCACACAGGTGAACCCCGTGTTGTTAAGTCTACCCAGGTCAAGACACCGATGACGATGGTTGGAACTCGTTCTTGGTTTCTGAAGAATTCGCGCCAAAAAGCCTTTCAGCAAACCAGCATTACTCATCTGGAAAATATCTGTCAGTCCTTAGAACGTCGCTTAGACGTTGCGAGGGCAAAAGGAGATCAAGACTTAGTGCGTCAGCTTGAGAAAGAATCCGAGCAAATGACCTGTCCTTTAAGATAG
- a CDS encoding histidinol-phosphate transaminase, with amino-acid sequence MLGFIRSDLAQFTAYTPNPGGDSGKAIKSVDRVDANESPDDLPIELKEKLTWTYQQEIEANRYPDGSHQALKDAIAHYVTESASLETPVTSSQISVGNGSDELIRSLLITTCLRGEGSILVANPTFSMYGILAQTLGIPVVTVERSPDNFEINLDQAQRAIAQSEHPPIRVVFVVHPNSPTGNSLTASELKWLRSLPDHILVVIDEAYFEFSQTSVVKELAQHPNWAILRTFSKAFRLAAHRVGYCIAHPDLIAALEKMRLPYNLPSFSQAAALVALTHRDQLLAAIPPIIAERDKLLATLSEYPGLQVWSSSANFIYIRPRQLKQNSLSQIVQQMKAQGTVIRNTGGGLRITVGSPEENQRTLQRLYQTFEKDSHFGYS; translated from the coding sequence ATGTTGGGGTTCATCCGGTCAGATTTGGCTCAATTTACGGCTTACACTCCTAATCCAGGGGGAGATTCGGGTAAAGCCATCAAATCCGTTGATCGCGTGGATGCGAATGAAAGTCCTGATGATTTGCCCATTGAGTTAAAAGAAAAGCTGACATGGACATATCAACAGGAGATTGAGGCGAACCGCTATCCCGATGGTTCTCATCAAGCCCTCAAAGACGCGATCGCGCATTATGTGACTGAATCAGCTTCTCTGGAAACACCAGTAACCTCTAGCCAAATCTCAGTGGGGAATGGTTCGGATGAACTGATTCGTTCTCTATTAATTACCACCTGTTTACGGGGAGAAGGTTCAATTCTCGTCGCCAATCCCACGTTTTCCATGTACGGGATTCTGGCGCAAACCCTGGGTATTCCTGTGGTAACAGTTGAGCGTTCTCCGGATAACTTTGAGATTAACCTAGATCAAGCCCAACGTGCGATCGCCCAATCTGAACATCCCCCTATCCGTGTCGTTTTCGTTGTTCACCCCAACTCCCCGACAGGCAATTCTCTCACGGCGTCTGAACTCAAATGGTTGCGAAGTTTACCTGATCATATTTTGGTGGTGATTGATGAGGCATACTTTGAATTTAGCCAAACCTCTGTGGTTAAAGAATTAGCGCAGCATCCCAACTGGGCAATTCTGCGAACCTTTTCCAAAGCCTTTCGCTTAGCCGCCCATCGGGTAGGGTACTGTATCGCCCACCCAGACTTAATTGCCGCATTAGAAAAAATGCGCTTACCTTATAATTTACCCAGCTTTTCCCAAGCCGCCGCCCTTGTCGCCCTGACTCACCGAGATCAACTCTTAGCCGCAATCCCGCCAATTATTGCCGAACGCGATAAATTATTAGCTACATTATCAGAGTATCCCGGCTTACAGGTTTGGTCGAGTTCTGCCAATTTCATCTACATTCGCCCTCGCCAACTGAAACAAAATAGCTTAAGCCAGATTGTTCAACAAATGAAAGCCCAAGGTACAGTCATCCGGAATACAGGTGGCGGATTACGGATTACTGTGGGTTCTCCTGAGGAGAATCAGCGCACCTTACAGCGACTGTACCAAACCTTTGAGAAGGATTCGCATTTCGGTTATTCTTGA